CTTTTAAAGTAGAACCTTTTATTGGCGAATTTCAGTTGGTTGAAGGTTTTTTAAAACCGGAAAAATAAATTATGAATAATAAAGCTTTTACATTATTGGAAGTTATTATGGCTTTATTGATATTGGTTTCAATGGTAACTATTTTTACCGGAGTTCATTTTAAAATGCTTACAAGAAGCGATAAAGAAAAATCATTTCTAGATAGAGTGTTTATTGTTCAGGAAGAAAATATAAAATTTGTAAAAAATTTGGAAGATAAAAAAAAGAAAAGAGAAGTAAAAGAATTAGAAAATCCTGAAATAAAAATTGTTTCAAATTTGGTTGATATTGATAAAAAATCTTCATTAAATAATTTTTTGGATAATGTAAAAATTATTAAAACCAATGGTTCTTGGAAAGAATTCGGTAGTAATTACAATATTTCATTTTTAACATTTGCCAGATTTAAAGAAGATAAAAAGTAGTTATTTTATGAAGAAAAATAAAGCATTTACATTATTGGAAGTTATAATTTCACTTGGAATTTCTGCATTTATTATATTCGGTGTGATGCGTATTTATTTAAACTTACAAAATATTATAGATAAAACTTATTTAAATTCGAAATATAACAAAAAAGTTTATATATTTTTAAATCAAATTGAAAAAGATATATCTACAATGCTGGCGATAGATTCTCATGATGAGATTGATAAAAAACAAGATAACAAAAAAGAAAATAAAAAAGACGAAAAAAAAGATAATAAAAATTATTTAAAAACAGCTGTATACGACATTGAATCATTTAAATATATGGGTAAAAAATATGAAATATTTAAAAGTTTAAGTTTTATTTCTACAAATTCCTATGAAATATATGATGAAAAAAATGTAAAATTGGTCCGTGTTGGATACTTTTTAGAAAAAAATAAAGAAAAAAGTGTAAAAGATAACATTGTTTATAAATTATTCAGAAAAGAAACATATGATTTGAATAATATTGATTTTAAATCATCTGACGATTTTAAAGATAGTAAAATTAGATCTTTTTTAATAGCAGATAACATAAAAGAATTTTCTATAGAATATCAATTGTTAAAAAAAGAAGATAAAAATAAAGAAATAAATCTTTTTACATGGGGACAAAAAGATGAAACAAAAAATTTACTTCCCAATTATGCTTTTTTAGTAGTATCTTTCTGGAACGATAAACTTACGGAAAGTTATTTTTTTACCAGATTGATAAATATATTTTCTGCGCAGCATTTTAATGAAACAAATGCAAAAGAAGAAAAAAATATGGAAAATGGGAATAAAAATTAATGCAAAAAAATAGTAAAGCCTCAATTTTAATTTTTACATTAATATTTCTTTCTATGTTGGCTATTTTAACAGAACAATTGGTTAAATCTGTTTTAATAAATTATTTTTTTACTTCAAATCAGATAAAAATGCATCAAGCGAGATCTTTGGCGTTGGGTGGTATAAATTTAGCAATTTCTCAGTTGATTGATGAAGTAAAGGATAAGTTGCAAGAGAATAATAAAGAAAAAGAACAAAAAGATAAATTTAAAATTTTTTTGCAAAGAATTTTGCCAAATTTAAATAAAAAACAAATATTTAAATTGACGCAAGATGTTGATGGCATAAATGGAGAAGTTGGTTTTTGTATAAGTTGTGAAAATGGCAAATTAAATATTAATAAAATCTTTGATTTTGAAAAAAAAGAATTTAAAGAAAATTATAAAGAACTTTTGGCTGGGCTTGAAATAAAGGGAAAATTGAAGCCCGGAGATATTTTGAAAAACTTAACTGATTTTTTAAATGAGAGAAAAAAAAATTTAAATGATATTTCAGAACTTATTAAAATTCAGGGATTAAGTAATATTGATTTGTTTTATAAACCACCGGCAAAAAACGATAATAATAAAAAAAATAAAAAAAATTTAAATGCAGATATATGCTTGCAGGACTTATTCACAACTTGGACAGATGATGAAAATATTGAATTTTTATTTTTATCAAATTCAACTCTTGCTGTACTTGGTTTAAGGCAGCCTATGTCAGATGATGCTGTGACTTTTGAAAAACAATTTAAAAATTTGATAGAATTTGTAACGAAAAATTATTCGCAAAATATAATTGAAAATTGGAGTTATTATTCACCAATTTTTGGTAAGGATAATAAAATATTAAATGGTTTTAAATCTATTTTATCTAAAGAATTTGGTCCTAAGGTTTATTCTGTGATATCCTATGGAAAAATAGATGAAGTAGAACAAAGATTACTTGTAGTTTTAAAAGAGGTAGAAAAGCAAAAAAAAGAAAAAGAAACGGAGAGTTCTTTAAAAACTTTCCAAATTGTTAGGATGTATTGGATCTAAATTTTGTTATGTTACAAGATAGGTGTTCTTGTGAGAACAGAAACTAAAGTTGGTATATTTATAATAATCGCCGTTGGTATTTTTATTTATTTAAGTATAAATATCGGCGCATTACGTTTGGATACGGCTCAGTATAATATTTATAAAACATATTTTGATGATACCGGAGGTCTTGATGTAAAAGCCCCAATTAAAATTGCAGGTGTTGATGTTGGTTGGGTTGATGCAATTGAACTTTTATCCGATGGTAAAGCTGAAATTGTAATGCGTATAAACAAAAATATAAAACTTGCAAAGAACGCATATGCCTTAATTGGCCAAGAGGGATTGATTGGTACAAAAACTCTTGAAATAGAACCGGGTGATCCTCAAACCGGAACATTATTACCGGGAAGCGTTTTGTCCATTCCGGGGAGAGCTCCTACAAGTGTTACCGATTTGCTGGACCAATTTAAAGATATTGCATCTTCAGTTCAAGATATAGCTTCTTCATTTAAAAATGTTTTTGCATCACAAAAAGGTGAAGAAAATTTAAAACAATCGCTAGAAGGTATTACAAAAGCTTCAAATCGAATAGCAGATTTTTCCGAGGTTCTTGAACGCACTATGCGTAATAATGAAGATAATATTAATTCGACATTATTGGATGTGCGAAATGTTATGACGAATGCTAGCCAAAGAGCTCCATCAATATTAAAACATTTGGATGAAACAATACCGTCTATAAAAGATACTTCAGATAGATTGAGAGTTGCATTTGCAGATGATACTTTACCAAAAGTAAGTTCGGCATTTAAAAGTTTGGAATCCACTTCGGATCAAGCCAAAATTACATTTAAAGAAGCTGAAATGGTTGTTGAAAAAATAAATACCGGTAAAGGACTTATTGGTAAATTGGTAAATGAAGATGAAACTTATGATGATATTAAAAAGACAATTCGCGGTCTAAAAGATTATATCACCAAGAGTCAGTCAATGATGGTTGATGTTGATATGCATTCTGAATTGTGTGTCGATAGAGAATGGTATTCAAAGGGTTATTTTAATTTAAGATTAAGACCTACTCAAGATTATTTTTATATGTTGCAGTTGGTTTCTTCCGATAGAGGTTCAATAACAAGAGATGAAGATCATAGGGAATGGTTTAAGAAAAATGAAACAGATGAATACGATAAAATTAATTTTGATGATTTAGATTACGGAACCGGTGATTTTGGAAAGGCATTAAAAGCTCACGATAGCTTGGAATTTTCTGATATAAAAAGTAAAACAAGAAAAAGAAAATACGATATGTTGTTCGGATTCCAATTTGGAAAACGCTTTGATCGTTTAGCCTTAAGAATTGGTATGTTTGAAAATACATTCGGTATGGCTTGCGATTATTATATACCTTTTAAAACGGACAAAATTCATTGGATAACATCTTTTGAAGCATTTGATTTTAAAGGAACAAACAGACTTGATGATCGACGTCCACATTTGAGATGGCTGAATAAAGTATTTATCATGAAAAATATTTATACTGCTTTTGGTATAAGTGATATGATTGGAAAATATTCATCAGCCCCATTTATTGGTGGTGGTATAAGATTCGGTGATGATGATTTGAAATATTTACTATCGTCATTTCCTGTTGGCAAACTTGGAAGATAATTTTATAGATTAATTTTTAGTTTACGATGCTTAATATAAAAATATTAGGCATCGTAAACGTCTAAATCCAAGTTATCGTCCTCTTCTTCATCGGCTTCGAATATAAAACCCATGTCATATACTGTGTAATCATATAATGAATCATATGAAGAATCATAATTTTTATCATAAGCCATAGATTTTCCCTTGTATAAATAATTTTTGTATGCTATTTATAAAACCCCAAAAGCATGAAAAGATTTAATCTTATACTTGTTTTTAGCTTTATCAATAAAAAAAAATAGGTAATATAAAAAAATACTGGAAAGAAATTTTTTTATTTATATAATGGTTATTATTTTCAATTATAAATATTAATGTGTTTTATGAGCAATTTTAAAAAATATTTATTATTAATTTGTTTATTAAATTTCAGTGTGTTCAATTTTTCTTTTGGAATGAACTGGACGGATTCGAATTATATATTTAAAAAACCATTTGAAGATGATATATGTTCCTATTCTAATAGAAACAAACCTAATGATGGTGAGTATGGCAAATTAATTTCGTTTGGTGGAGAAAAAAATGTTTATAATTATGGTATAAAAGATTTTTTGAGTGAAAAATTAGTATCAAATAAGGTTTTAATTAAATTTAAAGTATTACAGGACTGTGATATTGTTGATGACGTTCAAAAAAGTAATTACGAAACCGAACGTGATTTTTTACTTGAGAATAAAAAAAATCCAAATGTTATAAATTTGATTGCCTATGATGATAATAATAAAATTTTAATAGAAGAGCGTTGGGGGTGGGATCTTTGGGATGAATTTGAAAATATTTATAATTATACGCTTTTAGAAAAACTTGAAATTTTGATTCAGATTGTAGAATTTTTAAATTATATGCATAAAAATGGATATGTTTATAGAGATTTAAAATTTGAAAATATATTAATTCGATTTACTGAAGAGTTTCCAAAAATAAAATTTGTAGATTTTACATCTGTTTGTAAAGGGAATATTGAAAATAGATTTGTTGAATCCTCTTTTTGTTGCGGTACCTATTCTTATTTTTCGCCCAATTATTTTTTAGAAACAGAACAATTTAAAGTTAATAGTAAAAATAAAAAAATAAAATTTTATTTTGCCGATGATATTTATTCATTTGGTATCTTGATGTGGGAGTTATTATATGCGAAGGATATTCAAGAATTTGTAATAAATTTGGATGGTATTAATAATAAAACTTTAAATAATGGTTCATATGTAGCAAATAAAATATCAAATGGCTGGAGACCGGAATTGAATCAAAATTTTTTATATGACTTAGTTATTACTGAAATATTTGATGAAAAAATTTGTAAACAATTTAGTGAAAATTTTAATAAAATTATTGAATCTTGTTGGGCTGAAGATGTTAATTCAAGGCCAACATCAGAACAATTATTGTATGATTTGGAAAATATTTATAAAATTTTAAATGAGATTGAATATTAGTTTTAAATCGGGGAGTAAAATGTTTTTTATAAATACAAAAAAATGTAATTTATTTTTATTTATTTTAATTAATCTGTTTTTATTAAAAACCTGTTTTGCAGGTATTTTGGGTAGAAATAAAGAGGTTAAAAAATGTAAAAAAGGTAATTTAACATTTGCACGGCTTACTTATAAATTATGTCCGAATGATGTACCGCTTTTGGATGATGAAAAAAAATTTAATGAGAATCAGCCAAAATTATTTGAAAATGAAGTAAATGTTATTAATGCACTAAATAAAACTGAAAATAATTATATAGTTAAGCTAATAAAATCTTATGATCAAACGTTAAGTTTGGATGAAGAATGGGCAGATTATGATATTATCAGATTTTTAAATGAAAAACTTGAAGGAAACAATGATCCTATAGATATTAATATAAAACTACAAATATTAATAAAAGTTATTTCAGCAATTTTATATATGCATGAAAATGGATATGTTCATAGAGATATAAAACCTGAAAATGTTTTAATTTTTGGCGATGATTTAAAATTATGTGATTTTTCTACTTCTAAAGAAATTAAGAAAGGTCAGAATTTCGTTGAAGTTGACGATTTAAATGGGACTCTTCAATATATAGCGCCAAATAATGTTAAAGATTTTATTGAAAATAAAAAAAGTAAAAATAAAAATTATAATTTTTATTTTGCAGATGATATTTATGCATATGGAATTTTAATGTATACGGTTTTATGTTGTGAATATTTATGTGAAGAATCTATTAAAGAAAAATTTCAAAAATTTTACAAAAAAAATTTTTATAAAAAAATAAATTTTGATTCAAAAAATTTTGATCAAGCCTATTTTGATTGTTTAGTAAATTATGATTTCAAACCATATATGTTAGAAAAAAAAGATATTGGTGAAAAAATTTATAATGAAAATCTTTATGATTTAATACAAAGATGTTGTTGTTTTGATTGGGATAATAGACCAAGTGCAAATGATGTTTTAGAAGAATTAATTAAAATACAAGAAGAAGTAAAAAATGAAATTGAAGAATTGAAAAAATCAGAATTTTCAGATCGTTCAAGTTCTTCTAGTGATTATTTTAAATTACAACGTAGTTATTCCGATGGTTTTTAATATTATTTGTTCAAATTTATGCATTTTTTTGTATTGTGCTTCAGTAGTATGGTCATAACCCATAAGATGAACAATTCCGTGAATAATTATTCTTAAAAGATATTTTTCAAATGGTACATTAAGTTTAAGACTGTCTTTTTGGCAAAATTCTAAAGATATAATTATATCCCCTAAATTTTTATCATCTTTAAGCTTTGGCTTAATTTTTTCA
The window above is part of the Candidatus Dependentiae bacterium genome. Proteins encoded here:
- a CDS encoding prepilin-type N-terminal cleavage/methylation domain-containing protein, whose protein sequence is MNNKAFTLLEVIMALLILVSMVTIFTGVHFKMLTRSDKEKSFLDRVFIVQEENIKFVKNLEDKKKKREVKELENPEIKIVSNLVDIDKKSSLNNFLDNVKIIKTNGSWKEFGSNYNISFLTFARFKEDKK
- a CDS encoding prepilin-type N-terminal cleavage/methylation domain-containing protein codes for the protein MKKNKAFTLLEVIISLGISAFIIFGVMRIYLNLQNIIDKTYLNSKYNKKVYIFLNQIEKDISTMLAIDSHDEIDKKQDNKKENKKDEKKDNKNYLKTAVYDIESFKYMGKKYEIFKSLSFISTNSYEIYDEKNVKLVRVGYFLEKNKEKSVKDNIVYKLFRKETYDLNNIDFKSSDDFKDSKIRSFLIADNIKEFSIEYQLLKKEDKNKEINLFTWGQKDETKNLLPNYAFLVVSFWNDKLTESYFFTRLINIFSAQHFNETNAKEEKNMENGNKN
- a CDS encoding general secretion pathway protein GspK; the encoded protein is MQKNSKASILIFTLIFLSMLAILTEQLVKSVLINYFFTSNQIKMHQARSLALGGINLAISQLIDEVKDKLQENNKEKEQKDKFKIFLQRILPNLNKKQIFKLTQDVDGINGEVGFCISCENGKLNINKIFDFEKKEFKENYKELLAGLEIKGKLKPGDILKNLTDFLNERKKNLNDISELIKIQGLSNIDLFYKPPAKNDNNKKNKKNLNADICLQDLFTTWTDDENIEFLFLSNSTLAVLGLRQPMSDDAVTFEKQFKNLIEFVTKNYSQNIIENWSYYSPIFGKDNKILNGFKSILSKEFGPKVYSVISYGKIDEVEQRLLVVLKEVEKQKKEKETESSLKTFQIVRMYWI
- a CDS encoding MCE family protein; translated protein: MRTETKVGIFIIIAVGIFIYLSINIGALRLDTAQYNIYKTYFDDTGGLDVKAPIKIAGVDVGWVDAIELLSDGKAEIVMRINKNIKLAKNAYALIGQEGLIGTKTLEIEPGDPQTGTLLPGSVLSIPGRAPTSVTDLLDQFKDIASSVQDIASSFKNVFASQKGEENLKQSLEGITKASNRIADFSEVLERTMRNNEDNINSTLLDVRNVMTNASQRAPSILKHLDETIPSIKDTSDRLRVAFADDTLPKVSSAFKSLESTSDQAKITFKEAEMVVEKINTGKGLIGKLVNEDETYDDIKKTIRGLKDYITKSQSMMVDVDMHSELCVDREWYSKGYFNLRLRPTQDYFYMLQLVSSDRGSITRDEDHREWFKKNETDEYDKINFDDLDYGTGDFGKALKAHDSLEFSDIKSKTRKRKYDMLFGFQFGKRFDRLALRIGMFENTFGMACDYYIPFKTDKIHWITSFEAFDFKGTNRLDDRRPHLRWLNKVFIMKNIYTAFGISDMIGKYSSAPFIGGGIRFGDDDLKYLLSSFPVGKLGR
- a CDS encoding protein kinase, with amino-acid sequence MSNFKKYLLLICLLNFSVFNFSFGMNWTDSNYIFKKPFEDDICSYSNRNKPNDGEYGKLISFGGEKNVYNYGIKDFLSEKLVSNKVLIKFKVLQDCDIVDDVQKSNYETERDFLLENKKNPNVINLIAYDDNNKILIEERWGWDLWDEFENIYNYTLLEKLEILIQIVEFLNYMHKNGYVYRDLKFENILIRFTEEFPKIKFVDFTSVCKGNIENRFVESSFCCGTYSYFSPNYFLETEQFKVNSKNKKIKFYFADDIYSFGILMWELLYAKDIQEFVINLDGINNKTLNNGSYVANKISNGWRPELNQNFLYDLVITEIFDEKICKQFSENFNKIIESCWAEDVNSRPTSEQLLYDLENIYKILNEIEY
- a CDS encoding protein kinase, producing MFFINTKKCNLFLFILINLFLLKTCFAGILGRNKEVKKCKKGNLTFARLTYKLCPNDVPLLDDEKKFNENQPKLFENEVNVINALNKTENNYIVKLIKSYDQTLSLDEEWADYDIIRFLNEKLEGNNDPIDINIKLQILIKVISAILYMHENGYVHRDIKPENVLIFGDDLKLCDFSTSKEIKKGQNFVEVDDLNGTLQYIAPNNVKDFIENKKSKNKNYNFYFADDIYAYGILMYTVLCCEYLCEESIKEKFQKFYKKNFYKKINFDSKNFDQAYFDCLVNYDFKPYMLEKKDIGEKIYNENLYDLIQRCCCFDWDNRPSANDVLEELIKIQEEVKNEIEELKKSEFSDRSSSSSDYFKLQRSYSDGF
- the ybeY gene encoding rRNA maturation RNase YbeY, coding for MILIKNTQRKIKFNVNNIKNQVSHILILVEYPDFDVNFWFTTNKTIRKFNKKFRKKDKPTDIISFPFYPELKPGEKIKPKLKDDKNLGDIIISLEFCQKDSLKLNVPFEKYLLRIIIHGIVHLMGYDHTTEAQYKKMHKFEQIILKTIGITTL